The following are encoded together in the Candidatus Margulisiibacteriota bacterium genome:
- a CDS encoding DNA polymerase I produces the protein MKKLFIIDGHSIAYRAYFALPNTMKTQTGLSSNAIYGFTSMLLNIILNEKPDYIAVTFDRKEPTFRHTMYTEYKAHRPIPDKEFIEQLPVIKKMVDTLAIKHFEIAGYEADDIIGTIALKAEKHGIATVIVTGDLDALQLVTDDISVLTTKRGISDTILYNPEEVKNRFRLAPSQIVDLKGLKGDPSDNIPGVPGIGEKTATKLLLEFGSIENIINHLNEVTPPTLQDKIKNNIDLARLSYQLAKINTEVPLDLDINSLSTKINWKETKLFFQELQFATLISKIPRESHQTNSAPQSNHIKGNYRVLLLNEELNELRDTLVNINEFSFDFETTSTNTMEADIVGVSFCWKEGEASYIPFPQKHVGTIQQDLFSSPEKNYSPLSSGLEKTKILEFLNAIFDNPNSIKIGQNIKFDINILKNAGVSVKGFLFDTMLADYLLEPTRTFHNLKFLSQHYFNITMTPITELIGTGKKQITLAQVPIEKVAQYCCADADMTLRLKTLLASKLQESDLFSYYKDFEEPLIHILSDMEVTGIKLNLDYLSTLAKELSGKIKKEEENIYILAGEHFNINSPQQLGDILFRKLGLPPVKKTRTGISTDIEVLEILAQNYEIAQNLIVYRQLSKLKNTYVDTLPQLINRKTKNIHTTFNQAITATGRLSSSNPNLQNIPIKTEIGSKIRTAFIPSNPNNYLVSVDYSQMELRILAELSKDPLLTESFMQGEDVHTATAAILNEIQAELVTDEMRRKAKVINFGIIYGMSSKGLADSLHISYSEANQFISHYFAKYIGIKNYIDRTIEEATKSGVVKTYFGHIRHIPELNLPNQQRKKAANRIAVNTGIQGTAADIMKLKMSSISKIINSLPFYARMLLQVHDELVFEVDKNHINEFNELINKEMQVIPGFTIPFPVSIAYGTNWKEAK, from the coding sequence ATGAAAAAGCTTTTTATCATTGATGGGCATTCGATTGCCTATAGAGCCTATTTCGCGCTACCAAACACGATGAAAACCCAGACAGGATTATCATCTAACGCGATCTACGGGTTTACCTCCATGTTGCTTAATATTATCCTTAATGAAAAACCGGATTATATTGCGGTAACCTTTGATCGAAAAGAACCTACTTTCCGGCATACCATGTACACTGAATACAAAGCCCATAGACCGATACCTGATAAAGAGTTCATCGAACAGCTTCCTGTTATAAAAAAAATGGTTGATACGCTCGCAATAAAGCATTTTGAAATTGCCGGCTATGAAGCTGACGACATTATTGGGACCATTGCGCTTAAAGCTGAAAAGCACGGAATCGCTACCGTAATAGTCACGGGAGATCTTGATGCTCTCCAGCTTGTAACTGATGACATCTCTGTATTAACCACCAAAAGGGGAATATCGGATACTATCCTTTATAATCCTGAAGAAGTGAAAAACAGATTCAGGCTGGCACCTTCCCAAATTGTCGATCTCAAGGGGTTAAAAGGCGACCCGTCAGATAATATACCCGGGGTTCCGGGCATCGGAGAAAAAACAGCAACAAAATTATTACTAGAATTCGGATCAATAGAAAACATTATTAATCATCTTAATGAAGTTACCCCACCTACCCTGCAAGATAAAATAAAAAACAATATTGATTTAGCCCGATTAAGCTATCAGCTCGCTAAAATCAACACAGAGGTCCCACTTGATCTCGATATCAACTCGTTAAGTACCAAAATAAACTGGAAGGAAACAAAACTATTTTTTCAAGAACTACAATTCGCAACCTTAATTAGCAAAATACCAAGAGAGTCTCATCAAACAAACTCGGCACCACAGTCAAACCATATTAAAGGAAACTACAGAGTTCTACTTCTAAATGAAGAACTTAATGAATTAAGAGACACACTTGTTAATATTAATGAGTTTTCCTTTGATTTTGAAACCACTTCTACCAATACAATGGAAGCAGATATAGTTGGAGTATCATTTTGCTGGAAGGAAGGAGAGGCGAGTTATATCCCTTTCCCACAAAAACATGTCGGAACAATACAGCAAGACCTCTTTAGCAGTCCGGAAAAAAATTATTCCCCGTTGAGTAGCGGCCTTGAAAAGACAAAAATACTCGAATTCCTCAATGCTATATTCGATAACCCTAATTCAATAAAAATCGGGCAGAACATTAAATTTGATATTAACATCCTAAAAAATGCCGGAGTATCAGTCAAAGGGTTTCTCTTTGATACAATGCTGGCAGACTACCTGCTAGAACCTACTCGTACATTTCATAATCTGAAGTTTTTATCGCAGCATTATTTTAATATTACAATGACCCCGATCACTGAGCTTATCGGTACAGGGAAAAAGCAGATTACCCTTGCTCAAGTCCCTATCGAGAAGGTTGCTCAATACTGCTGTGCTGATGCTGATATGACTCTTAGGTTAAAAACCCTGCTTGCATCCAAATTGCAGGAATCCGACTTATTTTCTTATTACAAAGACTTTGAAGAACCATTGATCCATATTCTCTCTGATATGGAAGTTACCGGAATCAAACTTAATCTCGATTATTTAAGCACCCTAGCAAAAGAACTGAGCGGAAAAATAAAAAAGGAAGAAGAAAATATATACATACTTGCAGGTGAACATTTTAATATAAACTCTCCTCAACAATTAGGAGATATTCTTTTCAGAAAGCTTGGACTTCCCCCCGTAAAAAAAACACGAACCGGGATATCAACAGATATTGAAGTACTCGAAATACTGGCACAGAATTATGAAATTGCACAAAATCTCATCGTATACAGACAATTATCAAAACTCAAAAACACCTATGTTGATACGCTACCGCAACTAATTAACAGAAAAACAAAAAATATTCATACAACATTTAATCAAGCAATCACTGCTACAGGACGTCTCAGCAGCTCGAATCCAAACTTACAGAACATCCCTATCAAAACTGAAATCGGCAGCAAAATAAGAACGGCATTCATACCTTCAAACCCGAATAACTATCTCGTTTCGGTTGATTATTCGCAAATGGAATTACGTATCCTTGCAGAATTATCAAAAGACCCGCTATTAACCGAGTCGTTCATGCAGGGAGAAGATGTCCATACTGCAACGGCTGCAATACTTAATGAGATACAAGCAGAACTGGTAACCGATGAAATGCGACGTAAAGCCAAAGTCATTAATTTTGGGATTATTTATGGTATGAGTTCGAAAGGTCTTGCGGACTCGCTGCATATTTCTTATTCAGAAGCTAATCAGTTCATATCCCATTATTTTGCAAAATACATTGGAATCAAAAACTATATAGACCGGACTATTGAAGAGGCAACAAAATCCGGAGTAGTAAAAACTTACTTTGGTCATATTAGACATATACCTGAACTAAACCTACCAAATCAACAAAGAAAAAAAGCTGCCAACCGCATTGCGGTTAATACTGGTATCCAGGGAACTGCCGCAGACATTATGAAGCTCAAAATGTCCAGTATTAGTAAAATTATTAATTCGTTACCCTTCTATGCAAGAATGCTCTTACAAGTTCATGACGAACTTGTTTTTGAAGTTGATAAAAACCATATAAATGAATTTAATGAGCTTATAAATAAAGAAATGCAGGTAATCCCCGGGTTTACAATTCCTTTTCCTGTCTCGATCGCATATGGAACGAACTGGAAAGAAGCCAAATAA
- a CDS encoding DUF2795 domain-containing protein: protein MPNPSPAAIEKYLKGIDFPASRDSMVQFAQNHGATSDILDILRRIPDKTYTSPIDVAKGIGEVE from the coding sequence ATGCCAAATCCAAGTCCAGCTGCTATAGAAAAGTATTTAAAAGGGATCGATTTTCCTGCTTCAAGGGATTCCATGGTTCAATTTGCACAAAATCACGGAGCAACAAGTGATATTCTTGACATTCTTAGAAGGATTCCTGATAAAACCTATACTAGCCCAATTGATGTTGCAAAAGGTATAGGAGAAGTAGAATAA